The Neochlamydia sp. S13 genome has a segment encoding these proteins:
- a CDS encoding tetratricopeptide repeat protein, which produces MNLDNLPTSSFIFPEFKEIEKRKQDMKLGPYAEISLEIFEKLGVRDLCQASLVCKKWKRLVEQTHLWKRLYSASFEAGSQEEEQPGDKLQSLELSSCPWDETQIAVALWKDSTTIISNSIKAKVKAAATYLKEEGFELKGVASDGDCFFSAFLGSYACLSRKIPLLDDCKDKISYLRQVLADIVKHTDSERAEEIKRKATWVSGLGEGDLLASALSIPIRLVTINEEKLVCGIHDRLIFSGQSLSEENRSQEWKTIPQKERPNEYIFIVDLGGHFVYAQKHLKQDLPLLLNSKSFSTVFLSNSLPINALKSSLETFDSKELLSDKEIKEAEEAYTQALKRAVEEKDLIQESLCIERLGDIYLRKETSETLLQAAGLYNYALRLAPQERQEIIKTRLSHVQNLLVKQCNGKPFDPKVMKKQFDSNRSTLKNFREEIEKKIQILPENPSSQEVRQLYGEIARQIKIFFGQLILQALHQLDTEPCEYAMIGFGSLAREEMTPYSDLEFGILIQQDTPVNRKYFRNLTNLLHLKVINLGETILPALNIPCLKAINFFDGMTPRGFAFDGAGVEGKGCKTPLGNGKTFELIQTPEKMAQYIGKDGKGQWWHEKEPHLPMELLNFTHLLGNGGLTKAYDEKIRDVLDMSYQGSLDLRQYLAKQHLMVADMIAFNPGMGDLDREGMLFKVKNDFYRFPHLALDRLAVLKKVAAFDTFTRLDKLSELGIITKGATEKLREWMSLALFMRLKTYSHYQAQQEMMNPLLKPFGFEDPDLIEKQFALDHQALKKIKKIYQTFIPFYQCIQEFLAGNEDALKSSDLEDNSPKTRGDILQRLSQNKKAEKWYLRAKDSGPQNSEVLSALGTIYREQGHLDKAVEYSNKALAINLNLFGENHPTVASNYNNLGAAYQAQGNLDKAVEYSNKALAINLKLLGENHPRMAICYNNQGQIYQAQGHLDKAVEYSNKALAINRKAFGENHPKVAIAYSNLGQIYKEQGNLDKAVEYSNKALAVDLKLFGENHPRMASNYNNLGQIYQEQGNLDKAVEHSNKALAIDLKLFGENHPTVASIYNNLGVVYQAQGNLNKAAEYSNKALAIDLKLFGENHPTVASNYNNLGQIYQDQGNLDKAVEHSNKALAINLKLFGENHPRMASNYNNLGQIYQEQGNLDKAVEYLNKALAINRKAFGENHLTVASNYNNLGQIYQAQGNLNKAADYNHKALAIDLKLFGENHPTVARDYNNLGAVYQAQSNLDKVVEYSNKALAINRKALGENHLTVATCYNNLGQIYEAQGNLDKAAEYSNKALAIDLKLFGENHPTVARDYNNLGQIYQEQGNLDKAAEYSNKALAIDLKLFGENHPTVARDYNNLGAVYQAQGNLDKASEYSNKVLAINLKLFGENHPTVASAYSNLGQIYKEQGNLDKAVEHSNKALAINLKLFGENHPRMASNYNNLGQICQEQGNLDNAEEYINKALAINLKFFGENHPNVTEDYNNLGQIYQAQGNLDKAEEYINKALAINRKAFGENHPNVTKDYNNLGQIYQAQGNLDKAAEYLNKVLAINRKAFGENHITVASNYNNLGAVYQEQGNLDKAAEYLNKALIINLKLLGENHPRMAICYNNLGQIYRAQGNLDKAAEYNNKALAINLNLFGENHPTVARDYNNLGAVYQAQGNLDKVVEYSNKALAINRKAFGENHPTVAICYNNLGQIYEAQGNLDKAAEYSNKALAIDLKLFGENHPTVARDYNNLGAAYQAQGNLDKAVQYSNKALAINRKAFGENHPTVAICYNNLGQIYEAQGNLDKAVEYSNKALAINRKAFGKNHPNVAIAYSNLGQIYKEQGNLGKAAEYSTKALTISVKLYGENHSSVATHYNNLGQIYRAQGNLDKAVEYSNKALATNLKLFGENHPTVARDYNNLGQICQDQGNLDKAVEYLNKALAINRKAFGENHLTVASNYNNLGQIYQDQGNLDNAEEYINKALAINLKFFDENHPALASCYINLGVIYKAQGDLGKAADYITKALAISLKLFGENHSTAVICYSNLGGVYQRQGKLEKAFEHINKALQLAYRLYGKDHPTVLAVCNNLLDLFLKAYLTGPRKK; this is translated from the coding sequence ATGAATTTAGACAATTTACCCACTAGCTCTTTTATATTTCCTGAATTTAAGGAAATAGAAAAAAGAAAACAGGATATGAAACTAGGGCCCTATGCCGAGATTAGCTTAGAGATCTTCGAAAAGTTGGGAGTTCGAGACTTATGCCAGGCAAGCCTAGTTTGTAAAAAATGGAAGCGATTAGTTGAACAAACCCATTTATGGAAAAGGCTTTATTCAGCAAGCTTTGAAGCTGGTTCGCAAGAAGAAGAGCAACCTGGTGATAAGTTACAATCTTTAGAGCTTTCCTCTTGCCCGTGGGACGAAACTCAAATAGCGGTGGCTCTATGGAAGGATTCTACTACTATCATCAGTAATTCGATAAAAGCAAAAGTAAAGGCCGCGGCTACTTACCTAAAAGAAGAAGGCTTTGAATTAAAAGGGGTGGCTAGTGATGGCGACTGCTTCTTTAGCGCTTTTTTAGGAAGCTATGCTTGCCTTTCTAGAAAAATTCCTTTATTAGACGATTGTAAAGATAAAATCTCTTATTTAAGGCAAGTACTCGCTGATATCGTTAAACACACCGACAGTGAAAGAGCGGAAGAAATAAAAAGAAAAGCTACTTGGGTAAGTGGCTTAGGGGAAGGTGATCTATTAGCCTCGGCCTTATCTATTCCTATCAGGCTAGTAACGATTAATGAAGAGAAGTTGGTTTGCGGTATACATGATAGGCTGATCTTTTCAGGTCAAAGTTTATCCGAGGAGAATAGATCGCAGGAATGGAAAACTATCCCTCAAAAAGAAAGACCTAATGAATACATTTTTATTGTGGACTTAGGAGGCCACTTTGTGTATGCGCAGAAGCATTTAAAGCAAGACCTTCCTCTTTTATTAAATTCGAAAAGCTTTTCTACTGTTTTTCTTTCCAATTCCCTACCTATAAATGCATTAAAAAGCTCGCTAGAGACATTTGATAGTAAGGAGCTTTTATCTGACAAGGAAATAAAAGAAGCAGAAGAAGCCTACACTCAAGCTTTAAAACGTGCTGTTGAAGAGAAAGACCTTATCCAAGAAAGCCTTTGTATAGAAAGATTAGGTGATATTTATTTAAGAAAAGAGACGTCAGAAACGCTTTTGCAAGCGGCGGGCCTTTACAATTATGCTTTACGCCTAGCTCCTCAGGAAAGACAAGAAATCATTAAAACTAGACTTTCTCACGTACAAAATTTACTTGTTAAACAATGTAACGGTAAACCTTTTGATCCTAAGGTGATGAAGAAACAATTTGATAGCAATCGCAGCACCTTAAAAAATTTTAGAGAAGAAATAGAGAAGAAAATACAAATTCTGCCAGAGAATCCTTCTTCTCAAGAAGTAAGACAGCTTTATGGTGAGATAGCTCGCCAAATAAAAATTTTCTTTGGGCAGCTTATCCTACAGGCGTTGCATCAATTAGATACTGAGCCTTGTGAATATGCTATGATAGGATTTGGTTCTTTAGCTAGAGAAGAGATGACTCCCTATTCTGACTTAGAATTTGGCATTCTTATACAACAAGATACTCCAGTAAACAGGAAGTACTTTAGGAATCTTACAAATCTACTTCATCTAAAAGTTATCAACTTAGGAGAAACCATTCTTCCTGCTTTAAATATTCCTTGCTTAAAAGCCATCAATTTTTTTGATGGCATGACGCCACGAGGCTTTGCCTTTGATGGGGCAGGGGTAGAAGGGAAAGGCTGTAAAACCCCTTTAGGTAACGGCAAGACATTCGAGCTTATCCAAACCCCTGAAAAGATGGCTCAATATATTGGTAAAGATGGAAAAGGCCAGTGGTGGCATGAAAAAGAGCCCCATCTTCCGATGGAATTGCTAAACTTTACTCATTTATTAGGCAATGGAGGGCTAACTAAAGCCTATGATGAGAAAATTCGAGACGTGCTTGATATGTCCTATCAAGGAAGCCTCGATCTGCGCCAGTATTTAGCCAAACAGCATTTAATGGTAGCTGATATGATAGCTTTTAATCCAGGAATGGGTGATTTAGATAGAGAGGGTATGCTTTTTAAAGTTAAAAATGATTTCTATCGTTTTCCTCATTTAGCTTTGGATCGACTAGCTGTCCTTAAAAAAGTAGCAGCTTTCGACACTTTTACTAGGCTTGATAAGCTAAGTGAGTTAGGGATCATAACAAAAGGAGCCACTGAAAAGTTAAGGGAATGGATGAGCCTAGCATTATTCATGCGTCTTAAAACTTATTCCCATTATCAGGCACAACAGGAGATGATGAATCCTCTCCTTAAGCCCTTTGGATTTGAGGATCCAGATCTTATTGAAAAGCAGTTTGCTTTAGATCATCAAGCCTTAAAAAAAATAAAAAAAATCTACCAGACTTTTATTCCTTTTTATCAGTGTATCCAAGAATTTTTAGCAGGCAATGAAGATGCGCTTAAATCTTCTGATTTGGAGGATAATTCGCCAAAGACGCGAGGAGATATACTTCAAAGGCTTTCTCAAAATAAAAAAGCAGAAAAATGGTATCTTCGGGCAAAAGACTCAGGTCCACAAAATTCGGAAGTTTTAAGCGCTCTTGGTACCATTTACCGAGAGCAAGGCCATTTAGACAAGGCGGTAGAGTATAGCAACAAAGCGCTTGCCATTAACCTTAATCTTTTTGGTGAAAATCATCCTACCGTGGCAAGTAATTATAATAACCTAGGAGCAGCCTATCAAGCTCAAGGAAATTTAGACAAGGCGGTAGAGTATAGCAACAAAGCGCTTGCCATTAACCTTAAGCTTCTTGGAGAAAATCATCCCAGGATGGCAATCTGTTACAATAACCAAGGACAAATCTACCAAGCCCAAGGCCATTTAGACAAGGCGGTAGAGTATAGCAACAAAGCGCTTGCCATTAACCGTAAAGCTTTTGGTGAAAATCATCCCAAGGTGGCAATCGCTTATAGCAATCTAGGACAAATCTACAAAGAGCAAGGCAATTTAGACAAGGCGGTAGAGTATAGCAACAAAGCGCTTGCAGTTGACCTTAAGCTTTTTGGTGAAAATCATCCCAGGATGGCAAGTAATTATAATAACCTAGGGCAAATCTACCAGGAGCAAGGCAATTTAGACAAAGCGGTAGAGCATAGTAACAAAGCGCTTGCTATCGATCTTAAGCTTTTTGGTGAAAATCATCCTACCGTGGCAAGTATTTATAATAACCTAGGAGTAGTCTATCAAGCTCAAGGCAATTTAAATAAGGCGGCAGAGTATAGCAACAAAGCGCTTGCAATTGACCTTAAGCTTTTTGGTGAAAATCATCCTACCGTGGCAAGTAATTATAATAACCTAGGGCAAATCTACCAAGATCAAGGCAATTTAGACAAGGCGGTAGAGCATAGTAACAAAGCCCTTGCCATTAACCTTAAGCTTTTTGGTGAAAATCATCCCAGGATGGCAAGTAATTATAATAACTTAGGGCAAATCTACCAGGAGCAAGGCAATTTAGACAAGGCGGTAGAGTATCTCAATAAAGCGCTTGCCATTAACCGTAAAGCTTTTGGAGAAAATCATCTCACGGTGGCAAGTAATTATAATAACCTAGGGCAAATCTATCAAGCTCAAGGCAATTTAAATAAGGCGGCAGACTATAATCACAAAGCCCTTGCTATTGACCTTAAGCTTTTTGGAGAAAATCATCCTACCGTGGCAAGAGATTATAATAACCTAGGAGCAGTCTATCAAGCTCAAAGCAATTTAGACAAGGTGGTAGAGTATAGCAATAAAGCGCTTGCCATTAACCGTAAAGCTTTGGGAGAAAATCATCTCACGGTGGCAACCTGCTATAATAACCTAGGACAAATCTACGAAGCGCAAGGCAATTTAGATAAGGCGGCAGAGTATAGTAACAAAGCCCTTGCTATTGACCTTAAGCTTTTTGGAGAAAATCATCCTACCGTGGCAAGAGATTATAATAACCTAGGGCAAATCTACCAGGAGCAAGGCAATTTAGACAAGGCGGCAGAGTATAGCAACAAAGCACTTGCTATCGATCTTAAGCTTTTTGGTGAAAATCATCCTACCGTGGCAAGAGATTATAATAACCTAGGAGCAGTCTATCAAGCTCAAGGAAACTTAGACAAGGCGTCAGAGTATAGCAACAAAGTCCTTGCTATCAATCTTAAGCTTTTTGGAGAAAATCATCCTACCGTGGCAAGCGCTTATAGCAATCTAGGACAAATCTACAAAGAGCAAGGCAATTTAGACAAGGCGGTAGAGCATAGTAACAAAGCGCTTGCCATTAACCTTAAGCTTTTTGGTGAAAATCATCCCAGGATGGCAAGTAATTATAATAACCTAGGGCAAATCTGCCAAGAGCAAGGCAATTTAGACAATGCGGAAGAGTATATCAACAAAGCGCTTGCCATTAACCTTAAGTTTTTTGGTGAAAATCATCCCAACGTGACAGAAGATTATAATAACCTAGGACAGATCTACCAAGCCCAAGGCAATTTAGACAAGGCGGAAGAGTATATCAACAAAGCGCTTGCCATTAACCGTAAAGCTTTTGGTGAAAATCATCCCAACGTGACAAAAGATTATAATAACCTAGGACAGATCTACCAAGCCCAAGGCAATTTAGACAAGGCGGCAGAGTATCTCAATAAAGTGCTTGCCATTAACCGTAAAGCTTTTGGAGAAAATCATATCACGGTGGCAAGTAATTATAATAACCTAGGAGCAGTCTATCAAGAGCAAGGCAATTTAGACAAGGCAGCAGAGTATCTCAATAAAGCGCTTATCATTAATCTTAAGCTTCTTGGAGAAAATCATCCCAGGATGGCAATCTGTTACAATAACCTAGGGCAAATCTACCGAGCCCAAGGCAATTTAGACAAGGCGGCAGAGTATAACAACAAAGCGCTTGCCATTAACCTGAATCTTTTTGGAGAAAATCATCCTACCGTGGCAAGAGATTATAATAACCTAGGAGCAGTCTATCAAGCTCAAGGAAATTTAGACAAGGTGGTAGAGTATAGCAATAAAGCGCTTGCCATTAACCGTAAAGCTTTTGGAGAAAATCATCCCACGGTGGCAATCTGCTATAATAACCTAGGACAAATCTACGAAGCGCAAGGCAATTTAGATAAGGCGGCAGAGTATAGTAACAAAGCCCTTGCTATCGATCTTAAGCTTTTTGGTGAAAATCATCCTACCGTGGCAAGAGATTATAATAACCTAGGAGCAGCCTATCAAGCTCAAGGAAATTTAGACAAGGCGGTACAGTATAGCAACAAAGCGCTTGCCATTAACCGTAAAGCTTTTGGAGAAAATCATCCCACGGTGGCAATCTGCTATAATAACCTAGGACAAATCTACGAAGCGCAAGGCAATTTAGACAAGGCGGTAGAGTATAGCAACAAAGCGCTTGCCATTAACCGTAAAGCTTTTGGTAAAAATCATCCCAACGTGGCAATCGCTTATAGCAATCTAGGACAAATCTACAAAGAGCAAGGCAATTTAGGCAAGGCGGCAGAGTATAGCACTAAAGCGCTTACCATTAGCGTTAAGCTTTATGGTGAAAATCATTCTAGTGTGGCAACTCATTATAACAATTTAGGTCAAATTTATAGAGCCCAAGGCAATTTAGACAAAGCGGTAGAGTATAGTAACAAAGCGCTTGCTACCAACCTTAAACTTTTTGGAGAAAATCATCCCACGGTGGCAAGAGATTATAATAACCTAGGACAAATCTGCCAAGATCAAGGCAATTTAGACAAGGCGGTAGAGTATCTCAATAAAGCGCTTGCCATTAACCGTAAAGCTTTTGGAGAAAATCATCTCACGGTGGCAAGTAATTATAATAACCTAGGGCAAATCTACCAAGATCAAGGCAATTTAGACAATGCGGAAGAGTATATCAACAAAGCGCTTGCCATTAACCTTAAGTTTTTTGATGAGAATCATCCCGCACTGGCAAGTTGCTACATTAATCTAGGAGTAATCTATAAAGCCCAAGGCGATTTGGGTAAGGCAGCAGATTATATCACCAAAGCTCTTGCCATTAGCCTAAAGCTTTTTGGAGAAAATCATTCTACGGCGGTAATTTGCTATAGTAATTTAGGAGGGGTCTACCAACGACAAGGTAAGCTAGAAAAAGCATTTGAGCATATCAACAAAGCTTTACAACTTGCCTACCGCCTATATGGAAAAGATCATCCCACTGTACTAGCAGTTTGCAATAATCTACTAGACCTCTTCTTAAAGGCTTATTTAACAGGCCCTAGGAAAAAGTAG
- a CDS encoding transposase family protein, with amino-acid sequence MDIKPKVYRDVDLAGRACYIEIDLRRFECQECYCT; translated from the coding sequence TTGGATATTAAGCCAAAAGTTTATCGTGATGTAGATTTAGCTGGACGAGCTTGTTACATTGAAATCGATTTAAGAAGGTTTGAATGCCAAGAATGTTATTGTACTTAA
- a CDS encoding tetratricopeptide repeat protein, whose product MNQFSSDPLRIHPLIFPAFENKEEYSSYSTRDTTACRDISFKIFKELGLQDLCQAKLVCKEWKHLIEGGSLAIKAYTLALKLFIQKGNSIKEAFCIEKLGDIYLGKDSTKALLQAVGLYNYSLHISSKNQQKIIKEKLFNAQRLLTRICRGKSLSNGLIEKQFEGNREVLKNFREEIEKKIQVLPENPSPQEVRKLYRDIAKGVKSFFSILANQAIDVLGDAPCEYAMIGFGSLAREEMTPYSDLEFGVLIQEDVPINKKYFRNLTNLLHLQVINLGETILPALNIPCLKAIHFFDGITPRGFAFDGAGVEGKGCKIPLGNGKTFELIQTPEKMAQYIAQDENGEWWHEKEPHLPMELLTFTHLLGNEELTELYRQNVQRKLATPYQQDFDLRQYLAKKHLIQADMISFNPNLNDLRRQGMLFRAKEDFYRFPHLALDRLALFIKVTASNTFSRLAQLNKQGILTDEAAEKLEEWMSIALLMRLRTYSYYQSQKEMMNPLIKLFGFEDPALIRKQFDLNPKLLKKVERIYSIFIPFYQAVQKFLSGDEEALKFSTLNGDLPQIQGDIALRLFQQEEAKKWYILARQATPQNPDIINILGLIYEEQGDLKTAADCINQAIATECEHAEKDYFKMAKFYNNLAQIYTQQGKLEQAEESVKRALAIGLHPKKGNLGIVAMSCNKLSQINLIRRNLELTIEYTNKALVIHLNFLGRDHPAVAVEYNNLGVFYTEQKNFVLAEIYILKALNIDIEHYGENHPAVARDYNNLAWVYLGLKKLEKADEYSKRALNINLKLFGDNHPTGAAYYHTQGVIYMNQRNMSQAAEYCEKALEMQLRLSGEKNLNVAIIYTNLGAIYKEQGKSKQAVERTKKALFIIHGLFGRKHPNGIKIYYSLAEIYISQNELRWAGKCIKKALKIEIPLLDKNDCRLANFYHLLGQVYGKQGKLGRAAEHAKKALEIKITHSGENKLEVAKDYDKLGMLYLKHGNLELAAKCFKKEIKINTLLFDENHHKLSVLHYQLGQIYRKQGNLDQAVEHMKKALEIKIMHSGENHYKVAILYNNLGAIYLAQEKLELATQYAEKAINIKTALFFKEKHFSIVMMFKVLRKLYRMPEKSGIGS is encoded by the coding sequence ATGAATCAGTTCTCATCAGATCCTCTCCGTATTCATCCCTTAATTTTTCCAGCTTTTGAAAATAAAGAAGAATATTCTAGTTACTCAACAAGAGATACCACAGCCTGTAGAGATATTAGCTTTAAGATATTCAAAGAACTGGGGTTACAAGATCTATGTCAAGCCAAATTAGTCTGTAAGGAATGGAAACATTTAATTGAAGGTGGCTCTTTAGCTATAAAAGCTTATACTCTAGCTTTAAAACTTTTTATTCAAAAAGGCAACTCTATTAAGGAAGCTTTTTGCATAGAAAAACTAGGCGATATTTATTTAGGCAAAGATAGTACTAAAGCATTGCTTCAAGCCGTAGGGCTATACAATTACTCCTTACATATTTCTTCGAAAAATCAACAAAAGATTATCAAAGAAAAACTTTTTAATGCGCAGCGCCTACTTACTAGAATTTGTAGAGGAAAATCTTTAAGCAATGGGTTAATAGAAAAACAATTTGAAGGTAATCGCGAAGTATTAAAAAATTTTAGAGAAGAAATAGAAAAGAAGATTCAAGTACTGCCCGAAAATCCTTCACCTCAAGAAGTAAGAAAGCTTTATAGAGATATTGCAAAGGGTGTAAAAAGCTTTTTTAGCATTCTAGCTAACCAAGCCATTGATGTCTTAGGCGATGCACCTTGTGAATACGCTATGATAGGCTTTGGCTCGTTAGCTAGAGAAGAGATGACTCCTTATTCTGATCTAGAATTTGGTGTTCTTATACAAGAAGATGTACCTATAAATAAGAAGTATTTTAGGAATCTTACAAATCTACTTCACTTGCAGGTTATCAACTTAGGCGAAACAATTCTTCCTGCATTGAACATTCCTTGCTTAAAAGCCATCCATTTTTTTGATGGTATTACGCCACGCGGCTTTGCTTTTGATGGTGCAGGGGTAGAAGGAAAAGGGTGTAAAATTCCTCTAGGCAATGGTAAAACATTTGAGCTTATCCAAACCCCTGAAAAGATGGCCCAATATATTGCTCAAGATGAAAATGGAGAGTGGTGGCATGAAAAAGAGCCTCACCTCCCTATGGAGCTATTAACCTTCACTCACTTGTTAGGCAACGAGGAGCTAACCGAGCTATATAGACAAAATGTTCAACGCAAGCTTGCTACACCTTATCAACAAGATTTTGATCTTCGTCAATACTTAGCTAAAAAGCATTTGATCCAAGCGGATATGATATCTTTTAATCCAAATTTGAATGATCTAAGAAGACAAGGTATGCTTTTTAGAGCTAAAGAGGATTTCTACCGTTTTCCTCATCTAGCTTTAGATCGCTTGGCTCTGTTTATAAAAGTGACTGCTTCAAATACCTTTTCCAGGCTCGCTCAGTTAAATAAGCAAGGGATTTTAACGGATGAGGCTGCTGAAAAGCTAGAGGAGTGGATGAGCATAGCATTGCTTATGCGACTTAGAACCTATTCCTACTATCAATCTCAGAAAGAGATGATGAACCCTTTAATTAAACTCTTCGGATTTGAGGATCCAGCTCTTATTAGAAAACAGTTTGATTTAAATCCGAAATTATTAAAAAAAGTAGAAAGAATTTATAGTATTTTTATTCCTTTCTATCAAGCTGTTCAAAAGTTCCTCTCTGGCGATGAGGAGGCTCTTAAGTTTTCCACTTTAAATGGTGATTTGCCTCAAATCCAAGGGGACATAGCTTTAAGATTATTTCAACAAGAAGAAGCAAAAAAGTGGTATATCTTAGCAAGACAGGCTACTCCACAAAATCCTGACATTATAAATATTTTAGGGCTTATCTACGAAGAGCAAGGTGACTTAAAGACTGCAGCTGATTGTATCAATCAAGCAATTGCTACGGAGTGTGAACATGCGGAAAAAGATTACTTTAAGATGGCAAAGTTTTATAACAATCTGGCACAAATCTATACTCAACAGGGGAAGTTAGAGCAGGCAGAGGAGTCTGTAAAGAGAGCGCTTGCCATTGGACTTCATCCTAAGAAGGGAAATCTTGGTATTGTAGCAATGTCGTGCAACAAACTAAGCCAAATTAATCTTATTCGAAGAAATTTGGAGCTGACGATAGAATATACTAACAAAGCGCTTGTTATACACTTGAATTTCCTTGGTAGAGATCATCCTGCTGTAGCAGTGGAATATAACAATTTGGGGGTATTCTACACAGAACAAAAAAATTTTGTGCTCGCAGAGATTTACATCTTGAAAGCGCTCAATATTGACATTGAGCATTATGGCGAAAATCATCCTGCCGTGGCAAGAGATTATAACAACCTAGCTTGGGTCTACCTTGGCTTAAAAAAGCTAGAAAAGGCAGATGAGTATAGCAAGAGAGCCCTCAACATTAATCTCAAGCTGTTTGGTGACAATCATCCTACCGGAGCAGCTTATTATCATACGCAAGGTGTAATTTATATGAACCAAAGGAATATGAGTCAGGCAGCTGAATATTGCGAGAAAGCTTTAGAAATGCAACTTAGGTTATCTGGTGAAAAAAATTTAAATGTAGCAATCATTTACACCAACTTAGGGGCGATTTATAAAGAACAAGGAAAGTCAAAACAGGCAGTAGAACGGACTAAGAAAGCGCTTTTTATCATTCACGGCCTGTTTGGTAGAAAGCATCCTAATGGGATAAAAATTTATTATAGTTTGGCGGAAATCTATATATCCCAAAATGAATTAAGATGGGCGGGTAAATGCATTAAAAAAGCACTTAAAATTGAGATTCCACTTTTAGATAAAAATGATTGTAGGCTGGCAAATTTTTACCACCTACTGGGGCAAGTCTATGGAAAACAAGGAAAACTTGGCCGGGCAGCTGAGCATGCTAAGAAAGCGCTTGAGATTAAGATTACGCATTCTGGTGAAAATAAGTTAGAAGTTGCAAAAGATTATGATAAATTAGGAATGCTTTATCTTAAGCATGGAAATTTAGAATTGGCCGCTAAATGCTTTAAGAAAGAGATTAAAATTAATACACTGCTTTTTGATGAAAATCATCATAAACTATCAGTCCTTCATTATCAACTGGGGCAAATTTATAGAAAGCAAGGAAATCTTGATCAAGCAGTTGAACATATGAAGAAAGCTCTTGAAATTAAGATTATGCATTCTGGTGAAAATCATTATAAAGTAGCCATCCTTTACAATAATTTGGGAGCGATTTATTTAGCACAGGAAAAATTAGAATTGGCAACCCAATATGCCGAGAAAGCGATTAACATTAAGACAGCACTATTTTTTAAGGAAAAACATTTTTCTATTGTAATGATGTTTAAGGTACTAAGAAAACTTTATAGAATGCCAGAAAAGAGTGGAATTGGTAGCTAA